The Euphorbia lathyris chromosome 8, ddEupLath1.1, whole genome shotgun sequence genome has a window encoding:
- the LOC136202917 gene encoding bHLH transcription factor RHL1-like, with translation MQPSTTEEEMQGLNSLINPSSSSSSSHLSLQDLHHQIQTPHFDPSSSSNDDFLDQMLSTIPSCSWADLKSPWELNSPSNLTLPIANHSNSKPIDLSDETPPSIQENNNVAFHNFDESLILASKLRQHQISGGAPSPNTAKLMLQQQLMMAAARGGLSQNDVVDGSSFKSPSQGGDGPVYNGFGGGSMQASQQSQQHFQNPQAQNFGNQAAVMSQPQVSGSNGGAPAQPRQRVRARRGQATDPHSIAERLRRERIAERMKALQELVPNANKTDKASMLDEIIDYVKFLQLQVKVLSMSRLGGAAAVAPLVADISSEGGGDCIQANGGSLPRTSNANQTSSSNDSLTVTEHQVAKLMEEDMGSAMQYLQGKGLCLMPISLATAISTATCHTRSNPVMNSGNNHHNLHHPLLQSNGVDGPSSPSMSVLTVQSATMGNGGTDASVKDAASVSKP, from the exons ATGCAACCTTCTACTACAGAAGAAGAAATGCAAGGACTTAACTCTCTCATAAacccatcttcttcttcttcctcttctcatCTCTCTCTTCAAGACCTTCATCATCAGATCCAAACTCCTCATTTcgatccttcttcttcctccaacGATGATTTCCTCGACCAAATGCTTTCTACTATCCCTTCTTGTTCTTGGGCTGACCTTAAATCTCCATGGGAACTCAATTCTCCCTCTAATCTCACCCTCCCCATTGCTAATCATTCCAATTCTAAACCTATAGACTTATCCGATGAAACGCCGCCGTCTATTCAGGAGAATAACAATGTTGCGTTTCATAACTTTGACGAGTCTCTGATTTTGGCTTCTAAACTCAGGCAGCACCAGATCAGTGGAGGCGCTCCTTCTCCGAATACTGCTAAGCTCATGCTTCAGCAGCAGCTAATGATGGCTGCTGCTAGAGGCGGTCTGTCGCAAAACGACGTCGTCGATGGGTCGTCGTTCAAGTCTCCTTCCCAG GGAGGAGATGGACCGGTTTATAATGGATTTGGTGGCGGATCTATGCAGGCATCGCAACAATCACAGCAGCATTTTCAGAATCCTCAGGCACAGAATTTCGGTAATCAAGCGGCGGTGATGAGCCAACCTCAAGTGAGTGGTTCAAACGGTGGTGCGCCGGCGCAACCGAGACAAAGGGTGAGGGCTAGGAGAGGTCAAGCAACCGACCCACATAGCATAGCTGAGAGG TTACGGAGGGAACGAATTGCAGAAAGAATGAAAGCTCTGCAGGAACTAGTTCCCAATGCCAACAAG ACAGACAAGGCTTCCATGCTAGATGAGATCATCGATTATGTGAAATTCCTCCAGCTTCAAGTCAAG GTTCTGAGTATGAGTAGATTGGGCGGTGCAGCTGCTGTAGCTCCCCTTGTGGCTGATATATCATCTGAG GGAGGAGGCGATTGTATTCAAGCAAATGGTGGGTCCCTTCCACGCACTTCTAACGCCAACCAGACGTCGTCTTCTAACGACAGTTTAACGGTCACGGAACACCAAGTTGCAAAACTCATGGAGGAAGACATGGGATCCGCCATGCAGTATTTACAAGGCAAAGGTCTTTGCCTTATGCCAATCTCTCTCGCCACCGCTATTTCCACCGCCACCTGTCATACCCGGAGTAACCCTGTCATGAACTCCGGCAACAACCACCATAATCTCCACCACCCCTTGCTCCAATCTAACGGCGTTGATGGTCCTTCCTCCCCAAGTATGTCTGTCTTGACTGTCCAGTCTGCTACCATGGGTAACGGTGGAACTGACGCTTCCGTTAAAGATGCTGCCTCCGTTTCGAAGCCGTGA